gcaaaccggttcagagctggttcgcaagttgaaccaaaTGCGAACCAGAACCAGCACTGGCTCCAAACCGGCACTGAAACTTctttggtcaaaaaggggtaaTAAGGTACACTTGTCCCCACTTATGTTGTCACTTGTGGGCTTGGTTCGAGTTTGGACAAGGTTCTCCAGGTTCCATgttactcatttatttttaaagagtaGTTAAAAGAGAGTTTTGTGGATCCTGTTTAGTCCGGGCCCTCCAGTGGGGCAAATATGTCTTCAAAGAATGTACTCTCTGCCTGGGGACGACTGTTTCTTACTCTATCATCAGAAACATTTGGGTCGTAGTAACCCCAGTATTGTGGATACATGAATACTGCATTGCACATAAGGTCCCAGCTTGCTTCTGGCAGTGCTCTGTGCTGTGACTCTGCAGCTTCACGGAGCGGACACCTTCAGTTTATAACTGCTGTAAGTACTGTTGCATAAATGCACTGAGCATAATTTGGGAATTcataatttaatgtaataaatacataaataattatttgatgtAAGGTTAAAGTGGTTAAAATCTAATCAATAATTTAAGATTCAAGAATCTGCTGTCCTATAAATAAGCCATAAGTGAATTATTTTGAAGTTTACATTTCATTTAGCACTGTAGTGGAACTAAGTTTCCTTttcctgttttgtgttgtgaaaTAAATGTGCACGCATGAGCTAACTCACATTGCTAATAAGCTGAATGGAAATCTAACATGTGGAGCTGATGGTTAAATGCACTTTGAAATACTGTTGACGACTTTAAGAAACTCTTTTTCATGACAAGCAGCCAACTAGGTATTTGTGCAAGTTTAATGCCTCTCACATTGTTGTCGTTAAGTTTATTTTGCATATAAactatgtaatttaatttctttaatttgcACTTGATTTTGATGCACTTCTTACGGCGTGAGAAGTGAGGAATTATTAAGAAAGATGAGACATTCTCAATAAACGCCCGTTTCAAAGAGCCACCCTGTGTTGTCGTTGTGAAAAGAGCTGCAACTGCAGTATGTTTTCCCCAACTAAGTTTTGATAACAACATCAGTATTTTATAAGtagacttttttgttgttattgtgaatatggccacttaaaaaacaaataatatgcATCTCTTGGTGCACAAAGAGTCTGTAAAGAGTCCGGTACATCTGGTCCTGTGCAGCAGTAATTTGTAATTCAAACTCtgtaaattacataatttcttGATCTTTCTAAAATAGCCTACATCTTTCTATCACGTTCATGACAAAGAAAGCTCTCACTGGGTAACTAACTTTGATTCAAAACGAAGGAGAGGCCTCATCAGGGACATGGGCTGATGCTGCAAACCCACACGGCACCATCACAGCACACAGAATAATCATGTTTTCAGGGCTTTTCCTTTGGTGTTTGCACTCCTGTGAATCAGTAACTGGgctcatgattttttaaatcagtatAACAAAAGAAGGGGTGAATGtgtgaaataaatacaagacagaGTACTCTCTGACTTCATGGCAAGctttcaatgtttttaaattaattactgAAACTTTAATGCACTTCACATCCCACAAACATCAGTGAAAGTTGCAGTTTGTCCTATCATGTTGAAACACATATTACaaaatcaaaacttaaaaagCAAATATTGGAAAACGTTCACTGAGTTGGTATACCTACATTTTATCTCTCCGATAGGCTGTAAGTTTATGACAGAGGACATGTTTACATGTGTTCAGAATTTTTGACATTTGCAAACCAAACATGACAGGATTCAAAAGTGGCGGTATGATGAGAAaatacagagacagaataatacGCAGAACACTGGGTACACTGCTCATATCAAATCTACTCTGAATAATTTCAAAGCCGGAGGCCAAAAAAAAGTTCAGCAGAGAAGCGAGGTGAGGTATGCAGGTACTGACAGCTTTCTGTCTTGTCTGTTTGGagccagaaaaacacactttgagAATTTTAACATAAGAAAAAAGGATTGGAAGCAGAGGGACTAAGATTGAGACAGCAGTATCAAAGAGTCCATAAATGTTATTCACTTTGATGTCAGAACAGGACAACTTAACAACAAGGTAGTTAAGGCAAAATAAACCGTTTATGATGTTTCCACAACTTGTCAAACGGATGTTAAGCGATAAAATAATCAGGAACTTCACAAAAGAGAGCAACCATACAACAATAATGAAGATAACTGCTTTGTTACATGTCATACGTGTGTTATATTGCAGAGGACAACAGATAGCAAGATGTCTGTCATAAGACATGATGGCTAAGTTAAAAAATTCTGTACAAACATATGTATGCACACAGAATatctgcaggaaacaaaaagaaaccgAAACAGTGTGAATGTCAGAGAGGATCTGAACCAGAAGGAATGGCAACAACCCTGTACTACCATACAGTTCATTTACAAACAGgctgcacagaaaaatgtacataGGTTCATGTAAGCTTCTGTTCACACAGATAACCACAATCAGAGAAGTGttgacaataacaataacaacgtACAGCATTGCAGCtatcataaaatatatgtatgtcaAATTTCCAACATGCAAATAAGCTCCAAGAACGAAATAAGACAAAGTTGATGAAGTTGAATTCAACATAATTCTTTCAGGTTAAAAGTATCTACAAACAAGCAGAAATTACAACAATCTCTCAAGCAGCCGAAATTCTCACTCAGTGAATCCTCTAATAAGTTAAAATCACATCACACACAGTAGAGTGTTTGTTACCTGTTGCTCTGCAGAAGCTGCAGTCACTTCTGTCAGCTGCAGAAACATGCAGCTGCTTTATACCTTTTCAGAACAGAACAATCACACAGCCAGTCCGCTCAACCTGCCCATCAACACATTCTGAGACCCTGCAACAGTCATTGGGCTCCAGACTGGAACCTATCTGGTCATATATGTGGTTACTTTTTAAAGGTTTGTGGTTTAGAATTACATGTGGTCGAACAAATGCAAGTGCCTGATGATGACGAGGAGCTGGTCCCTCTTGTTTGAAACTGAAGGAATTATGAAGGCCCAAGCACCCACCAAGGGTCGGTTTTTGAAGACTTTAAGAACTCAAAAAGCTGTAACAATTTGCACACGTGTCAGGTCTGGTGAAAATCTAGATATTTTAGGGGTTTCCCCACTGGGTGTGGCAAAATAGCTCAGTAGCGCCCCCTAAGAACTTAAACATAGTGTAATCCAATGACGAGCTTTTATGTAATCGAATCAAATTTAATAGGCAGATGTAACATGTTGACATGCACCAAAatgcctcttggacccataacCTAAAACCAACAGGATGTTGGCAATCTTGAATTGGATGAGCAATTTTAGGGTGTTACAGGCCATTTCCAGGCTCTGTACTTTAGTAAAGTCCTCCGAGAGATGTAAGCTGATCGACATCAAACTTGGGCGGTACCATCTTAAGACctttaatttgttattaaagTATGTGGGTGTGGTGTTTCACCATGAATACAAAGTTGTTGTAAATTGAGCATACATTGCAAATCTGCCCCAAATTTATGATTCATGATGAGAGTCCAGACCTGAACACATTAACATGTTAACATTGGCACATTGTCATAGTTGCTCCCATTGGCAACATGAAGTAAGATTTGATGTACATGATTTATATTGTGATGTCATGCTCCAAGCATTCAGATCTACTTTAAATATTGTCAGAGAAGCCACGAGATGTTGATCATGTttgattgtgaaaatgttttctacattatttatattgggATGTCCTGTTactagccttttttttttaccagatcCATCTCTGAAGTGGCTTCACAAGCCTCAAGCTGTTGATATGGCTCTATTGTCTAATGCTGTGAAAACAGTGCTTCTCTGGCTGCACAGACATTTTAATTCATTCGCCATGAAACAGGAAGTTGTTGTCGCTTTAGAATACATTAACCAATCTGCCCATAGTTTCTCATGCCTGATAGGAGTGCAGACCTGAACACATCCATGTGTCAATATTGTTGCATAGATCTAGCTCTCCCCGCCAGTGACAGAAATAGCATGTTTTATACTTTGATGTCCTGCTCATAACTCATGAACTTTTTGATCAGTCATCAAACATTTGTCGTGTATTCTTTTGGAAAGCATCAATGAACTCAGCAGAGAGTTCCCTTATCTTAGGTGACACTTTAGCCTGCCAGTCATAATGTACTCATTCCCACACTCACGTAGTCACTTGTGGGCTTGGTTTGAGTTTGGAAGAGGTTCTCCAGTTTTCATGTAAATAATTTACTGAGTTTTGTGAATCCTGCTTAATCCAGGTCCTCCCATGGGGCAAAAATGTCTTCGAAGGTTTTGAACATCAGTGACAGTTGCAGTTTGTCCTATCATGTTGGAACACATATTCTAAAATCAAAACTTCAAAAAGCAAATAATGTGAAACATTCACTGAGTTGGTATatctacattttatttctccAAAAGGCTGTAAGTTTATAACATAggacatgtttaaatgtgttcagAATTTTTGACATTTGCAAACCAAACATGACAGGATTCAAAAGTGGTGGCATGATGAGAAagtacagagacagaataatacGCAGCTCACTGGGTACACTGCTCATATCAAATCTACTctgaataatttcaaaacagGCAGCAAAAGAAAAGTTGAGCAGAGAAGCGAGGTGAGGTGTGCAGGTACTGACAGCTTTCTGTCTTGTCTGTTTGGagccagaaaaacacacttttagtATTTTAACATAAGAAAAAAGGATTGGAAGCAGAGGGACTAAGATGGCGAGAACAGTACCAAAGAGTCCATAGATATTATTCACTTCGGTGTCAGAACAGGCCAAGTTAACAACAAGGTAGTTACGGCAAAATAAACCGTTTATGATATTTCCACAACGTGTCAAACGGATGTTTAAGGAAAAAGGAATCAGGAACATCAGAACAGAGTACAACCATATAACAATTATAAAGATAACTGCTTTGTTACATGTCATGCGTGTGTTATATCGCAGAGGACAACAGATAGCAAGATATCTGTCATAAGACATGATGGCTAAGTTATTAAATTCTATACAAACATATGTGTGCACACAGAATatctgcaggaaacaaaaagaagcagaaaCAGTGTGAATGTCAGAGAGGATCTGAACCAGAAGGAATGGAAACAACCCTGTACTACCATACAGTTCATTTACAAACAGgctgcacagaaaaatgtacataGGTTCATGTAAGCTTCTGTTCACACAGATAACCACAATCAGAGAAGtgttgacaataaaaataacaatgtaaAACATTGCAGttatcataaaatatatgtactTTAACTTTCCAACATGCAAATAAGCTCCAAGAACTAGATTAGACAAAGTTGATGAAGTTGAATTCAACATAATTATTTCAGGTTAAAAGTATCTACAAACAAGCAGAAATGACAACAATCTCTCAAACAGCCAAAAAtctcactcagtgaatgtttcAATAAGTTTAAATCACATCACACACAGTAGAGTGTTTGTCACCTGTTGCTCTGC
This is a stretch of genomic DNA from Centropristis striata isolate RG_2023a ecotype Rhode Island chromosome 4, C.striata_1.0, whole genome shotgun sequence. It encodes these proteins:
- the LOC131970719 gene encoding olfactory receptor 52D1-like translates to MLNSTSSTLSNLVLGAYLHVGKLKYIYFMITAMFYIVIFIVNTSLIVVICVNRSLHEPMYIFLCSLFVNELYGSTGLFPFLLVQILSDIHTVSASFCFLQIFCVHTYVCIEFNNLAIMSYDRYLAICCPLRYNTRMTCNKAVIFIIVIWLYSVLMFLIPFSLNIRLTRCGNIINGLFCRNYLVVNLACSDTEVNNIYGLFGTVLAILVPLLPILFSYVKILKVCFSGSKQTRQKAVSTCTPHLASLLNFSFAACFEIIQSRFDMSSVPSELRIILSLYFLIMPPLLNPVMFGLQMSKILNTFKHVLCYKLTAFWRNKM
- the LOC131969537 gene encoding olfactory receptor 11A1-like, whose protein sequence is MLNSTSSTLSYFVLGAYLHVGNLTYIYFMIAAMLYVVIVIVNTSLIVVICVNRSLHEPMYIFLCSLFVNELYGSTGLLPFLLVQILSDIHTVSVSFCFLQIFCVHTYVCTEFFNLAIMSYDRHLAICCPLQYNTRMTCNKAVIFIIVVWLLSFVKFLIILSLNIRLTSCGNIINGLFCLNYLVVKLSCSDIKVNNIYGLFDTAVSILVPLLPILFSYVKILKVCFSGSKQTRQKAVSTCIPHLASLLNFFLASGFEIIQSRFDMSSVPSVLRIILSLYFLIIPPLLNPVMFGLQMSKILNTCKHVLCHKLTAYRRDKM